In a single window of the Dama dama isolate Ldn47 chromosome 33, ASM3311817v1, whole genome shotgun sequence genome:
- the MSTN gene encoding growth/differentiation factor 8 — MQKLQICVYIYLFMLIVAGPVDLNENSEQKENVEKEGLCNACLWRQNTKSLRLEAIKIQILSKLRLETAPNISKDAIRQLLPKAPPLRELIDQYDVQRDDSSDGSLEDDDYHATTETVITMPTESDLLTQVEGKPKCCFFQFSSKIQYNKVVKAQLWIYLRPVKTPTTVFVQILRLIKPMKDGTRYTGIRSLKLDMNPGTGIWQSIDVKTVLQNWLKQPESNLGIEIKALDENGHDLAVTFPEPGEDGLNPFLEVKVTDTPKRSRRDFGLDCDEHSTESRCCRYPLTVDFEAFGWDWIIAPKRYKANYCSGECEFVFLQKYPHTHLVHQANPRGSAGPCCTPTKMSPINMLYFNDKEQIIYGKIPAMVVDRCGCS; from the exons ATGCAAAAACTGCAAATCTGTGTTTATATTTACCTATTTATGCTGATTGTTGCTGGCCCAGTGGATCTGAATGAGAACAGCGAGCAgaaggaaaatgtggaaaaagaGGGGCTGTGTAATGCATGTTTGTGGAGACAAAACACTAAATCCTTAAGACTAGAAGCCATAAAAATCCAAATCCTCAGTAAACTTCGCCTGGAAACAGCTCCTAACATCAGCAAAGATGCTATAAGACAACTTCTGCCCAAAGCTCCTCCACTCCGGGAACTGATTGATCAGTACGATGTCCAGAGAGATGACAGCAGTGACGGCTCCTTGGAAGATGATGACTACCACGCTACGACGGAAACGGTCATTACCATGCCCACGGAGT CTGATCTTCTAACGCAAGTGGAAGGAAAACCCAAATGTTGCTTCTTTCAGTTTAGCTCTAAGATACAATACAATAAAGTCGTAAAGGCCCAACTGTGGATATATCTGAGACCTGTCAAGACTCCTACGACGGTGTTTGTGCAAATCCTGAGACTCATCAAACCCATGAAAGACGGTACAAGGTATACTGGAATCCGATCTCTGAAACTTGACATGAACCCAGGCACTGGTATTTGGCAGAGCATTGACGTGAAGACAGTGTTGCAAAACTGGCTCAAACAACCTGAATCCAACTTAGGCATTGAGATCAAAGCTTTAGATGAGAATGGCCATGATCTTGCTGTAACCTTCCCAGAACCAGGAGAAGATGGACTG AATCCTTTTTTAGAAGTCAAGGTAACAGACACACCAAAAAGATCTAGGAGAGATTTTGGGCTCGATTGTGATGAGCACTCCACAGAATCTCGATGCTGTCGTTACCCTCTAACTGTGGATTTTGAAGCTTTTGGATGGGATTGGATTATTGCACCTAAAAGATATAAGGCCAATTACTGCTCTGGAGAATGTGAATTTGTATTTTTGCAAAAGTATCCTCATACCCATCTTGTGCACCAAGCGAACCCCAGAGGTTCAGCCGGCCCCTGCTGTACTCCTACAAAGATGTCTCCAATTAATATGCTATATTTTAATGACAAAGAACAAATAATATATGGGAAGATTCCAGCTATGGTAGTAGATCGCTGTGGGTGCTCATGA